From the genome of Nicotiana sylvestris chromosome 2, ASM39365v2, whole genome shotgun sequence, one region includes:
- the LOC104240784 gene encoding large ribosomal subunit protein uL16-like codes for MGRRPARCYRQIKNKPYPKSRFCRGVPDPKIRIYDVGMKKKGVDEFPFCVHLVSWEKENVSSEALEAARIACNKYMTKSAGKDAFHLRVRVHPFHVLRINKMLSCAGADRLQTGMRGAFGKPQGVCARVAIGQVLLSVRCKDGNANHAQEALRRAKFKFPGRQKIIVSRKWGFTKFSRTDYLKYKSENRIIPDGVNAKLLGCHGRLAARQPGRAFLEAVGN; via the exons ATGGGGAGAA GACCTGCAAGATGTTATCGCCAGATTAAGAACAAGCCTTACCCAAAATCACGGTTTTGCCGTGGTGTGCCAGATCCAAAGATCAGAATCTATGATGTGGGTATGAAGAAAAAGGGAGTTGATGAATTTCCTTTCTGTGTGCACTTGGTCAGTTGGGAGAAGGAGAATGTTTCAAGTGAGGCACTTGAAGCTGCTCGTATTGCGTGCAACAAGTACATGACCAAGTCTGCTGGAAAGGATGCTTTCCACCTCAGGGTTAGGGTCCATCCCTTCCATGTTTTGCGAATTAACAAGATGTTGTCATGTGCTGGGGCTGATAGGCTCCAAACTGGTATGAGGGGAGCTTTTGGTAAGCCACAGGGAGTCTGTGCTCGTGTTGCTATTGGCCAGGTTCTTCTCTCTGTTCGCTGCAAGGATGGTAATGCTAACCATGCTCAAGAGGCATTGCGTCGTGCTAAGTTTAAGTTCCCTGGCCGACAAAAGATCATCGTCAGCAGGAAGTG GGGGTTCACTAAGTTCAGCCGTACTGATTATCTGAAATACAAGTCAGAGAATCGTATTATTCCAGATGGTGTCAATGCCAAG CTTCTTGGTTGCCATGGTCGACTTGCTGCACGTCAACCTGGAAGAGCTTTTTTGGAAGCAGTAGGGAATTGA
- the LOC138886233 gene encoding uncharacterized protein encodes MWAKHGINKISILKNGIVLVRFDTEMGKTEVVQGRIYHFDNKTFIMKTWNPSMEFNMEGLYFVPICVKLPYSYWNPKGLSKIGSLIGKPSMIDQQTEKKIGLNFARLIIDVDIDTLLLEKIMFRNERGNLIEQKIQYDWKPILCKCCNKYGHNEEACRKKQPRPKSPEKQIENQAAKAAKKGEKGKEKTIEGAKPASPIVEKAHNMKEGVGTKEMTQDRGVAEMNRGRRNQPSVAS; translated from the coding sequence ATGTGGGCAAAACATGGAATTAACAAGATCTCTATATTGAAAAATGGGATAGTACTAGTTCGATTTGATACTGAAATGGGGAAAACTGAGGTGGTGCAAGGGAGAATATATCACTTTGATAACAAGACCTTCATAATGAAAACTTGGAATCCTAGTATGGAATTCAATATGGAAGGGTTGTATTTTGTTCCTATATGTGTGAAACTACCATATTCATATTGGAATCCTAAAGGACTTAGTAAAATTGGAAGTCTAATTGGTAAGCCTTCGATGATTGACCAACAAACAGAAAAGAAGATAGGGCTAAACTTTGCTAGGCTTATCATTGACGTGGACATTGATACACTACTGCTAGAGAAGATTATGTTTAGAAATGAAAGGGGTAATCTGATAGAGCAGAAGATTCAGTATGACTGGAAGCCTATCTTATGTAAATGCTGCAACAAATATGGCCATAATGAGGAAGCTTGCAGGAAGAAGCAACCAAGACCAAAATCTCCAGAAAAGCAAATAGAAAATCAGGCAGCTAAAGCAGCTAAAAAGGGTGAGAAGGGTAAGGAGAAGACAATAGAGGGTGCAAAACCAGCCAGTCCTATTGTTGAGAAGGCGCACAATATGAAAGAGGGAGTAGGAACTAAAGAAATGACACAAGATAGAGGAGTTGCAGAGATGAATCGTGGTAGGAGGAACCAGCCGAGTGTAGCAAGCTAG
- the LOC104240785 gene encoding putative B3 domain-containing protein At5g58280, with the protein MANENGTTSYEEVRRQRVLDNKKRFEDLGILSISKNLSDLAKSEKKSDKKYEVTRVRQKANDVYMLEPRRSGRARNPVPSYRDDVDMELPSFRNRSRLSSSWASYLARPLEEVKMASCQARAQAIKIAEKLQSNLQSANPSFIKSMVRSHVYSCFWLGLPTRFCEDHLPKSTVNVLLVDEEGSEYEALFIGKRTGLSGGWRAFALDHKLDDGDALVFELVEATKFKVYIVRTSYCSSREDKSGAEKGENEAEEASKSVTKKRKKSSKQSEVPTVAKEEISVAASATRRSTRRK; encoded by the exons GATCTGGGTATTTTGAGTATATCTAAAAACCTTTCTGACCTTGCAAAGTCTGAGAAGAAGTCCGACAAGAAATACGAG GTAACCCGAGTTAGACAAAAAGCAAACGATGTTTACATGTTGGAGCCAAGAAGGTCTGGACGGGCTAGAAATCCTGTTCCATCATACCGCGATGAT GTTGATATGGAACTTCCATCTTTTCGGAACAGATCAAGATTGAGTTCCTCATGGGCAAG TTATCTAGCAAGACCATTGGAAGAAGTAAAAATGGCTTCATGTCAAGCGAGAGCGCAAGCTATCAAAATTGCAGAAAAGCTCCAGAGCAATCTACAGTCTGCAAATCCATCTTTTATCAAGTCTATGGTCCGATCTCACGTCTACAGTTGTTTCTGGCTG GGACTTCCTACTAGATTTTGTGAAGACCATCTTCCCAAATCCACCGTAAATGTTCTGTTAGTGGATGAGGAAGGTTCAGAGTATGAAGCTCTCTTTATTGGCAAAAGAACTGGACTAAGTGGAGGATGGAGAGCATTTGCGCTAGATCATAAGCTGGATGATGGGGATGCTCTAGTATTTGAATTGGTTGAGGCAACAAAATTCAAG GTGTACATAGTTCGAACATCCTATTGTTCAAGTAGAGAGGATAAATCTGGTGCAGAAAAAGGAGAGAATGAAGCTGAAGAAGCATCAAAGAGTGTgacaaagaaaaggaagaaaagtagCAAGCAATCAGAAGTTCCAACGGTAGCTAAAGAAGAGATTTCTGTGGCGGCTTCAGCCACGAGACGCAGTACTAGAAGAAAGTAA